The nucleotide window GCTTCTTTCAAACTTTCTTCATTTTTATCGGAAATGATAACTTTCATTCCACTATTTGAAAGTTCTTTCGCAATTTCAAAACCTATTCCTTGTGCAGCCCCTGTGATCAACGCAATTTTTTGCACTATGCCGTTCCTCCTTATATAAGGTATTTAGAAAAAATTGTAATTTACTGTGCTGCATTCGTCAAATTAAAGCACGCAGAAATACATAAAGGCCCATGTTGAAATGACTCAACATGGGCTTGTTAATGATTATTTTGACACTTCGTATTGTTTCATGAATTTTAAAAGTTCATCGTAGTAAGCATTGAATGTCGGGATATCCATTTGCTGCTGCTGATCCGATAATGCGATTGATGGATCTGGATGCACTTCCGCCATGACACCGTCTGCTCCGATAGCGATTGCCGCTTTTGAACATGGCAGCAATAAATCACGACGACCTGTAGAGTGCGTCACGTCTACCATTACCGGTAAATGTGTTTCTTGTTTTAAAATCGGAACTGCCGAAATATCCAATGTGTTACGAGTTGCTTTTTCGTATGTGCGAATACCGCGTTCACATAAAATAATGTTTTCATTACCTTTTGACATGATGTATTCAGCCGCATGGATGAACTCATCAATTGTCGCTGCTAAACCGCGTTTTAATAAGACAGGCTTATTCGTTGATCCAGCCGCTTTTAATAGTTCAAAGTTTTGCATATTACGGGCACCGATTTGAATCACATCAATGTAATCCAATGCATGGTCTAAATCAGCAGGTGTTACGATTTCTGTGATGACACCTAAACCGTATTCTTTAGAAACATCTTTAAGAATTTTCAGACCATCCAGACCTAAGCCTTGGAAATCATACGGAGATGTACGTGGTTTGTATGCACCACCGCGGATTAATTTTAATCCTTTTTCCTGGATTGTCGCAGCTACTGCAGCAACCTGTTCATATGATTCAACCGCACATGGTCCAAATACGAAAGAAGGAGCACCTTTACCGATCAATTCACCATTCACATTAATGACAGTATCTTCTGACTTTTCTTTACGTGAAACGAGTAATTCCTTTTTCTTTTCTGCTTCCAATTGTTTAAGCGCTGTTTTGAAGATTTGTTTAAAAATATAATCAACCGTCATTTGATTTAACGGACCATTGTTGTTTTCTTTAATTAAGTCAAGCATATGACGCTCGCGTAGTGGATCATAGCGATTGACACCTTGCTTCTCTTTAATCTTACCAATTTCTTCTACTACTGATGCACGTTCATTTATTAAACGTAAAATTTCTAAGTTCAAGCTGTCAATCTGGCTACGTAAGCTTTCTAAATCTTGTTGATGCATATTCCTCTACCCCTCTTCTTTGCGTATCCGGCACTTTCAGTTAAATAAAAAGTATGATACATTTTTAAGTAATAATCTTATTATAATCAAACTATTGTAGAATGTCACGCATTTTTAATTTAGCGCTTCAACTCGCTAAAGTATATTGTGATAGTAATAGAAAGGAAGCGTTTTCATATGGCAAACAAATTGTTCGCACTTGATATCGGAACACGCTCCGTTGTCGGCATTATTTTAGAACAGCATGCAGACACTTACCATGTCGCCGATATTTTAGTAAAAGAGCATAAAGAGCGTGCAATGGTTGATGGCCAAATACATAACGTCCTGTATGTAGCGGAGCTTATACAGGAGATTAAGACTGAATTGGAAGATACTCACGGTCCTTTGGAGAAAGTGAGTGTAGCAGCAGCCGGACGTGCCTTGAAAACCGAACAGGCCAGTGTTTCCATATCTATTAAAAACCGACCGATCTTTACGGAAGAAGATATTAACCGTCTGGAACTGCAAGCCGTTCAACAGGCGCAGCAGCAATTATTGCTCCATAAGGAAGATACAAAAAATAATCATTATTACTGTGTAGGCTATTCGGTTTTATATTTCCGTTTGGACGGAGAAGAAATTGGCAGCCTCCTCGATCAGCAAGGCGATGAAGCATCCGTCGAAGTGATTGCCACTTTCCTGCCGCGCGTTGTCGTGGAATCACTGCTTGCCGCATTAAAACGTGCCAATCTGGAGATGGAAGCCCTCACGTTGGAACCGATTGCCGCAATCAATGTACTTATTCCTCCGTCGATGCGCCGTTTGAATGTTGCACTTGTTGATATTGGGGCCGGAACTTCGGATATTGCCATTACAGACAAAGGTACGGTTGTAGCTTACGGAATGGTGCCGACTGCAGGTGATGAAATTACCGAAAGCTTAAGTGACCATTATTTACTGGACTTTCCGGTCGCTGAAATGGCAAAGCGTCAATTGCATACGAGCGAGGAAATTCTCATTCAGGATATTTTAGGATTTGACGAATATTTCCCGCGGGAAGAAGTGATCCAAGCAATATACCCTGCCATTGAAAATTTGGCTAACTCCATTGGAGAAGAAATATTACGGCTAAACAATAACACGCCTCCAAAAGCGGTCATGTTAGTTGGTGGCGGGAGTTTAACACCCCGCTTGCCGGAAGAAATCGGGAAAACATTAAATTTGCCGTCCAACCGTGTAGCTGTCCGTGATGTGAGTGCTATTCAGAATTTAACACGTGCACAGCATATTGCCGCAACGCCTGAACTTGTGACACCGATCGGTATTGCGATCGCCGCACAAAAATCACCGATCCATTACATGTCAATTCAAGTCAACGAACAAATAGTACGATTATTTGAGTTGAAGGAAATGACTGTCGGGGATGCCTTTTTGGCTGCGAACGTCAGAGCAAAACAATTGTACGGAAAACCAGGACACGGTTTGTCGGTTACAGTGAACGGGCAAAACGTTTTCGTGCCAGGTGAGCATGGACAGCCCGCACAGATTATACTGAATGGTAAAAATGCCTCGATTAAGTCCCTTATTAAAAATGGAGACCGAATTGAGCTGATGCCAGGAAGAGATGGGAAAGCCGCATCCGTTACTATAGAGGACATTATTGACCACGCTTCCGTAAAAAATGTGACGATCCAAGATAAGCAATACAATGTTGAACCGAAAGTTTTTGTAAACGGGAAAATTGTAAAACTGGATACTCCTTTACAGGATCGGGACGTAATTGTCGTAGAAACAGTCGAAACGGCTGAAGATGTATTGAAATCATTGCACCAATCCATCTGTATGCAACAGTTCCAATCATATTTTGTTCAGATTGACGGGAAACCTGTATCCTTCCCTGATTTTTCATCACAGCTTTTTATTAACGGAAAGCCGGGAAAACTGCATTACCCTATTCAAAATGGGGACATCATTACATTCGAAGAGCGCCATTTACCGACAGCTGAACAAATTGCAGCACATTTGAATTTGTTATTGGAAGAAAAGGCGATTGTAACGTTCCAGCATGAACAAGTCGAGCTTGTAAAAGTTGCACGAGAGTTCTCGGTAAACGGTCAAGTAGTGCAAAGTGAAGCAACAGTTCCAAATGGGGCGACAATTAATATTATCGCAAAAGATACAGGCAAATGGATTTATCAGGATGTCTTTCGTTTTTCAAACTGGCAGCTTCCTGCATCATTTAAAGGGTCATTTACGATTTTACGTAATGGACAGGCTTCTTCATTTGATGCTGAAATATTCGGTGGCGACCAACTTGAAATTCAGCTTAACGATCAACAGGTTGTTGAATAAAAAAACGGCTCCCAATACTTTTTGGGAGCCGTTGTTCTTATTGTACATCTGTATGGCGTGTTGAGTTTGGTGCGATATCCGGGTCTGTATTTACACTATCCGGATCCGGAGATTCAGCAGCAAGTACTTCTTCATCGACCATTTTATCCAATGGTAATGGCTCTTCACCTTCAGATGAAGCTGTTCCATCATCCATAACTGGTGGTTGTTTCGCTGTTTTCGCTTTAACTTTTTCAACAATTGAAGATGATTGTTCTTTTAACTGCGTCGAAAGCTGTGCTGTCTTCTCTTTTGCAGTGCCGGAAAGCTCAATGCTCTTATCTTTCAATGTGACAGCTTGTACCGCAACATCATTACGCATTTCACTGCCTGTCTTCGGTGTAAGTAATAAAGCTGTCGCTACACCAACTATGCCGCCTACCAATGCTCCGATAACAAAATCCTTAACATGAATTTTTTCATCATCATAAATCGAATCATTTAATCGGTTATAATCATAGTTTACGCGTTTTTCTTCCATTTTAAAAATTCCCCCTTGTTATTGAATGTTCTTTACCCTTTTACTTACGTTTTAGGAAACCAAACTTCGACTTCTGGCCTAAATTTGGTGGTGTTTCATTTGTTTTAGTACTCGTATAAATAATATCTTCTTCATTAATCGGCTTGCGCTGACGCCATTGGTCTGCAATCCCCATCGCTACATTACTCCACTGGACAACTTGCGCAATCTTATCTTCGTTTTTATGCACTTCTGTTGAAATCGATGTTGTAATACGTTGAACTGATGAATTCAAATTATTCACAGAATCCCCAACACCTTTTACAGCATGCATCACTGAATTTAACTTCTCCGATTTATCTGAAATATCATCTGCCAATGCATTTGTTTTTGTAAGCAGGCTTGTCGTCTCACGTGTAATGCCTTCCATTTGTCCTTCGATACCGGCGACTGTTCCCGCAATTGAATTTAATGTATTCTTTACAGAAAACAATGTCATACCAATACTTACACATAGGACTAAAAATCCGATTGCAGCCACTAATGCCGCAATATAAAGTAATACTTCCATCAAATATAACCTCCTCTATCTAGTTCCATTTATTACATTCGACAAAAATTGCGACAATCCTTTTCCTAGAAAAGCATTTTTTCCGTAAACCCATCTAGAAATACTAGCTTTTCCTGCGTGAATATTGTTAATTTGTTATTTATTTATTCACTAAAGATGAAAGGCTATTTTGTCCATGCTTTCATATTCCCCAATCTATTGATGAATAAAACCCTTTATGAATAGAAGTTCTATCATTTATCCTGCAAGTCCAATTATCACAGGATGTAATATGTTTAGGTAGTGTTCCCCAATCAGCAGGAATTGAAGAAAACCGTACTAATTGAAGTTCACTATATGTATGGAAAAACAGCTTATCCTTTTTATTTTAGGTTAAGCCGTTTTTCAATTAATTCAAAATTGCTTCAAAGGCATCTTGATATTTATGAACATCTCCCGCTCCCATAAACAGGTATACGGCATTTTCATGTTTTTTAAGTTGATCAACTGTTTCGATTGTTAACACAGTACAGCCATCGATTAAGTTTGCTAAATCATGAATCGAAAGTTCTCCCTGTTTTTCGCGTGCCGAACCAAAAATATCGCATAAGTAGGTTGCGTCGGCACCGCTCAAACTATCCGCAAAGTTTTGTAAAAATGCTTTAGTTCGAGTAAACGTATGGGGCTGGAATACCGCTACAACTTCACGATCAGGATATTTTTGGCGCGCTGATTGCAAAGTTGCCGCAATTTCTGTCGGATGGTGAGCATAATCATCCACTAAAATCGCATTGCCCACTTTTGTTTCAGTAAAGCGACGTTTTACACCGCCATAAGTATTAAGGCGTTCTTGAATCAGCTTTGCCGGAACCCCTTCATAATGGCACAGTGAAATTACTGCCAACGAGTTTAAAATCGTATGGTCACCGAATAACGGGATAAAGAATTTACTGTAAAACTCATTACGTACATAAACATCAAATTCCGTACCTTCTGATGTTTTTACGATATTACGCGCTGAAAAATCATTGGCAGGATCAAAACCGTAGTAGACTACTGGCACATTGGCTTGAATTTTCTGAAGCTGTTCATCATCCCCGCAAGCAATGATTGCTTTATTTACTTGTAAAGCCAGCTGTTGGAATGCATCGTATACATCTTCAATGCTCGTGAAATAATCAGGATGATCGAAATCGATATTCGTCATGATTGCATAATCCGGATGATACGCTAAAAAATGGCGTCGATATTCGCATGCTTCCATTACAAAATATGAAGCATCTTTTTTACCTGAACCGGTACCGTCACCGATTAAATATGATGTCGGCATATAACCGCCTACAACATGACTCATTAAGCCGGTCGTAGACGTTTTACCATGTGCACCTGTAATGGCAATTGACGTATAGCGATTGCTGTATTCACCTAAAAACTTATGATAGCGAATGACTTCAACACCTAACTCGCGTGCACGCACTAATTCTGGATGATCATCATTAAACGCATTCCCTGCGATAACTGTTAAACCTTCTTTAATATTGTTTTCATCAAAATTTAAAATTTCTATTCCTCGGTCACGTAATGGCTGCTCCGTAAAATAGTATGTTTCATAGTCTGAACCTTGAACTTGCTCTCCTGCATCAAATAGAATTTGCGCCAGGGAACTCATGCCTGAACCTTTAATACCGGTAAAATGATAGCGTGTCATTATTTATAAAACCCTCCTAGGATACGAAGACCCCATTGAATTATCAATTTATTGTTTCAAAGTATGCCTACATTATAGCACTAAATACACGTTACGATAATTGAACGACAATTCTAATTTTTAAATTGTTCAACTAACTGATGCTTTAGCCTCCGAATTGCTCAAACAGCTCTTCTTCTGTAATATATACATCTCTCGGTTTGCTTCCTTTTGGTTCAGAAACATAACCATGTCGCTCTAACATATCGATTAATCTAGCTGCTCGATTATAGCCAATATGATAACGGCGTTGTAAAAGTGATGTCGATGCTGAGCCTTGTTCATAGACAAATCGGCATACCTCTTCAAACAACTCGTCTTGTTCCTCTATTGTTTCTGAGCGTTTTAGTAATTCTTCCTGTTTAAAAATATATTGTGGCTCGCCTTGTTCACGTACATACTCGATAATTTCTTCGATTTCATCATCTGTTACAAATGTACCTTGAATACGGGTTGGAGCCGACATTCCATTTCCTAAATATAGCATATCTCCGCGTCCCAGCAATCGTTCCGCGCCCTGTGAATCCAAAATTGTGCGAGAGTCGATTTGTGATGATACCGAAAAGGCGATACGCGTTGGAATATTGGACTTTATCAGACCAGTTATAACATCTACGGATGGGCGCTGTGTAGCAACAATTAAATGTATTCCTGCAGCACGGGCCTTCTGTGTAATTCGGACAATGCTGTCTTCCACATCCTGTGGGGACATCATCATTAAATCCGCCAACTCATCGATGACAATTAATAGATATGGAAGCTTCTGTGCATACATACCATTTGCATCACACATTTTATTATATGCTTCTATTTTACGTGCACCGCTGTGCATAAATAACTCATAACGTCTTTCCATTTCCTCTACTGCCCATTTTAACGCTGCAGTTGCTGCTTTAACATCGGTAATAACAGGGCTGACTAAATGCGGAATATGGTTAAATGGCGCAAGTTCTACCATTTTCGGGTCAATCAGCATAAGCTTTAGTTCATTCGGATTTGCTTTATACAGCAGGCTGACTAAAATCGAGTTAATACATACTGATTTACCCGATCCTGTCGCACCGGCGATCAGCCCATGCGGCATTTTCCGTAAGTCGATTGTGACCGGCTTCCCTGTTAAATCCAAACCAAGTGCTGCCTCCAATGGTGAATCCGAATCTTTAAATGATGCTGATTCTGTCACTTCCGAAAGTCGCACCGAACGGGAAATCCTGTTTGGAATCTCAATCCCGATTGATCGTTTCCCCGGAATTGGCGCGTCAATTCGAATATCTTTTGCAGCCAATGCCAATTTAATATCATCCGTTAAATTGCGGACCTTGCTTACCTTCGTCCCGTGCCCTACTGTAATTTCAAATTGTGTAACAGCCGGTCCTTGAACGATCGATTCAATTTGCGCCTGAACTTGGAAATGCGATAGTGCTTCCACTAAATTTTCGCCTTGTTCATCCATCCAGTCGCGGTCTTCCACCATTTCCTCCGGCGGTACTAAATATTCAAGAGGTGGTTTTACATAAGGTATTCTTTTAACTGGAGGTGCTTCTATTACGGTCTCAGCTTCCTCTGCTATCACTTCTTGCATAGAAGGTCCTTTTACATCTGCCGTTTCTTCAACAATCGGCTCTTCCTCTTCTTTAACTGCCGGAAGTTCTGTCACCTCTTGGATTTCAGGCACTTCTTGAACGTTCAACGTTTCCGGAACTTCTTCTACGACAGCTTCCGTAGTTGAGGCTACTTCTAATAGCTCTTCTACTTTTGCAGGTATATCGGATTCTCGTTCCAGCAATCCAACAGATGTAGAAGTCGTTGTCCGCATCGTTTGCTCTTCAAACTGATTAGTCGGTTCATGCTTCACAACCTGCTCGTTAAAAGTAATGACTTCAGCATTTACCTGTTCTTGTCGTGCTTCATTTTGAGATCGCTCTATTTCTTGTTTAACAGTTTCTGTTTCATCATTGTGCTGCGCTGTATCCTCTTGTTCTGTATGAACTTCATCCGTCTCTATGGCCGGATGAATAACGGTTTCCTGCTTTACTTCGTCTACTTTATTTTTTTTACTTCGCATGCGGAGCTGCTGTTCGACGAATTGCTTCGTCATCAGTTTTTCCTTGTCTGACTTCAGCATCACTACATTAAAAGGAACACGGCTTCTCGTACTGATCGGCTGTACTGGATCCATTTCTTCCTTCTGCTCTTCAATTACAACCGCTTCTTCAGATGGGGGCATTTGCTCCACATTTAATTGACCGATATGAATGGTCGAATTTTCAATCGTTACATGCTTTACTTGTACGTCATTGATTGTTTCAGCAACGGAAGATTCGTCTTCTACAGCCTCTTCCACTTCATTGTCCACCTCGATAACCGCTTCCGTACGTTGTTCAAGTACCGCTTCTTCAACGGTTTGCTGTTCTTCCTCGGCTGATTCTTCCTTTTCAGCTAAAATCACTTCTTCTTCTGGTTCAGGTGCAGGTTCAGTTTCTGATTCAAATAATTCAGTTTGTACAATATCTTCTTCCAATAACGGCTCGTGTATTTCTTGTTCAGGCTCTGCAACAACCTGTTGTTCTTCCTCGATTGATGGTATAACAACCGGTTCAGTCGGCTGTTCTGCCGTTTCAATATTTTCTTGTTCAATTATTGATGGATGTTCCTGGTCTTCCTTATTAAGCTTTTCATCCTGCTGCTTTTCAATTAATTTTTCTATTGAGGACGGCTTTTTAAAACCATGTACAGGCGACGGAACATCTGTAGGAATAAAACGTTTCCTAATTTCGATCGGTTTTAAAATTTGTTTATTTTCAGTTCTTTCTGCACGGACAGGCTTATTATGACGTATTGCTTCCCGTTCTTCTTTTAAATTCGGTAAACGGCGGACAGGATCCCTTGTATGCACGACATTTGTGTGGCCCTTCCCTTTACGGCGGCGTTCCAGTAAATCTCGTATACCGGATACTTCGACATCATATACTTCCTTGGCTGTATGCTTTTGCAAATAATTTGGTAATGTCAGTTCTTCTTTATCGTCATCATAAAAGCGCGTCGTTTGCCGCTGCTCATCTTTTTGCTTTGCTGCTTCATCATAATCATCTTCTATTAAAGGGAATCGGAATGCTTTTTTCGGTGCGTCAGGTTCTTCATAATAATTTCCCGTCGCCTGTGATTGCTTTGTTTGATCTATTTCATCCGATTTTGGTGATTGTTCATATTCATCATATTCTTCTTCTGAATCC belongs to Solibacillus sp. FSL W7-1436 and includes:
- a CDS encoding bifunctional 3-deoxy-7-phosphoheptulonate synthase/chorismate mutase yields the protein MHQQDLESLRSQIDSLNLEILRLINERASVVEEIGKIKEKQGVNRYDPLRERHMLDLIKENNNGPLNQMTVDYIFKQIFKTALKQLEAEKKKELLVSRKEKSEDTVINVNGELIGKGAPSFVFGPCAVESYEQVAAVAATIQEKGLKLIRGGAYKPRTSPYDFQGLGLDGLKILKDVSKEYGLGVITEIVTPADLDHALDYIDVIQIGARNMQNFELLKAAGSTNKPVLLKRGLAATIDEFIHAAEYIMSKGNENIILCERGIRTYEKATRNTLDISAVPILKQETHLPVMVDVTHSTGRRDLLLPCSKAAIAIGADGVMAEVHPDPSIALSDQQQQMDIPTFNAYYDELLKFMKQYEVSK
- the pilM gene encoding pilus assembly protein PilM, producing the protein MANKLFALDIGTRSVVGIILEQHADTYHVADILVKEHKERAMVDGQIHNVLYVAELIQEIKTELEDTHGPLEKVSVAAAGRALKTEQASVSISIKNRPIFTEEDINRLELQAVQQAQQQLLLHKEDTKNNHYYCVGYSVLYFRLDGEEIGSLLDQQGDEASVEVIATFLPRVVVESLLAALKRANLEMEALTLEPIAAINVLIPPSMRRLNVALVDIGAGTSDIAITDKGTVVAYGMVPTAGDEITESLSDHYLLDFPVAEMAKRQLHTSEEILIQDILGFDEYFPREEVIQAIYPAIENLANSIGEEILRLNNNTPPKAVMLVGGGSLTPRLPEEIGKTLNLPSNRVAVRDVSAIQNLTRAQHIAATPELVTPIGIAIAAQKSPIHYMSIQVNEQIVRLFELKEMTVGDAFLAANVRAKQLYGKPGHGLSVTVNGQNVFVPGEHGQPAQIILNGKNASIKSLIKNGDRIELMPGRDGKAASVTIEDIIDHASVKNVTIQDKQYNVEPKVFVNGKIVKLDTPLQDRDVIVVETVETAEDVLKSLHQSICMQQFQSYFVQIDGKPVSFPDFSSQLFINGKPGKLHYPIQNGDIITFEERHLPTAEQIAAHLNLLLEEKAIVTFQHEQVELVKVAREFSVNGQVVQSEATVPNGATINIIAKDTGKWIYQDVFRFSNWQLPASFKGSFTILRNGQASSFDAEIFGGDQLEIQLNDQQVVE
- a CDS encoding YtxH domain-containing protein codes for the protein MEEKRVNYDYNRLNDSIYDDEKIHVKDFVIGALVGGIVGVATALLLTPKTGSEMRNDVAVQAVTLKDKSIELSGTAKEKTAQLSTQLKEQSSSIVEKVKAKTAKQPPVMDDGTASSEGEEPLPLDKMVDEEVLAAESPDPDSVNTDPDIAPNSTRHTDVQ
- a CDS encoding DUF948 domain-containing protein, yielding MEVLLYIAALVAAIGFLVLCVSIGMTLFSVKNTLNSIAGTVAGIEGQMEGITRETTSLLTKTNALADDISDKSEKLNSVMHAVKGVGDSVNNLNSSVQRITTSISTEVHKNEDKIAQVVQWSNVAMGIADQWRQRKPINEEDIIYTSTKTNETPPNLGQKSKFGFLKRK
- the murC gene encoding UDP-N-acetylmuramate--L-alanine ligase, whose translation is MTRYHFTGIKGSGMSSLAQILFDAGEQVQGSDYETYYFTEQPLRDRGIEILNFDENNIKEGLTVIAGNAFNDDHPELVRARELGVEVIRYHKFLGEYSNRYTSIAITGAHGKTSTTGLMSHVVGGYMPTSYLIGDGTGSGKKDASYFVMEACEYRRHFLAYHPDYAIMTNIDFDHPDYFTSIEDVYDAFQQLALQVNKAIIACGDDEQLQKIQANVPVVYYGFDPANDFSARNIVKTSEGTEFDVYVRNEFYSKFFIPLFGDHTILNSLAVISLCHYEGVPAKLIQERLNTYGGVKRRFTETKVGNAILVDDYAHHPTEIAATLQSARQKYPDREVVAVFQPHTFTRTKAFLQNFADSLSGADATYLCDIFGSAREKQGELSIHDLANLIDGCTVLTIETVDQLKKHENAVYLFMGAGDVHKYQDAFEAILN
- a CDS encoding DNA translocase FtsK, which translates into the protein MSWIKNKFNKLFKMDSEEEYDEYEQSPKSDEIDQTKQSQATGNYYEEPDAPKKAFRFPLIEDDYDEAAKQKDEQRQTTRFYDDDKEELTLPNYLQKHTAKEVYDVEVSGIRDLLERRRKGKGHTNVVHTRDPVRRLPNLKEEREAIRHNKPVRAERTENKQILKPIEIRKRFIPTDVPSPVHGFKKPSSIEKLIEKQQDEKLNKEDQEHPSIIEQENIETAEQPTEPVVIPSIEEEQQVVAEPEQEIHEPLLEEDIVQTELFESETEPAPEPEEEVILAEKEESAEEEQQTVEEAVLEQRTEAVIEVDNEVEEAVEDESSVAETINDVQVKHVTIENSTIHIGQLNVEQMPPSEEAVVIEEQKEEMDPVQPISTRSRVPFNVVMLKSDKEKLMTKQFVEQQLRMRSKKNKVDEVKQETVIHPAIETDEVHTEQEDTAQHNDETETVKQEIERSQNEARQEQVNAEVITFNEQVVKHEPTNQFEEQTMRTTTSTSVGLLERESDIPAKVEELLEVASTTEAVVEEVPETLNVQEVPEIQEVTELPAVKEEEEPIVEETADVKGPSMQEVIAEEAETVIEAPPVKRIPYVKPPLEYLVPPEEMVEDRDWMDEQGENLVEALSHFQVQAQIESIVQGPAVTQFEITVGHGTKVSKVRNLTDDIKLALAAKDIRIDAPIPGKRSIGIEIPNRISRSVRLSEVTESASFKDSDSPLEAALGLDLTGKPVTIDLRKMPHGLIAGATGSGKSVCINSILVSLLYKANPNELKLMLIDPKMVELAPFNHIPHLVSPVITDVKAATAALKWAVEEMERRYELFMHSGARKIEAYNKMCDANGMYAQKLPYLLIVIDELADLMMMSPQDVEDSIVRITQKARAAGIHLIVATQRPSVDVITGLIKSNIPTRIAFSVSSQIDSRTILDSQGAERLLGRGDMLYLGNGMSAPTRIQGTFVTDDEIEEIIEYVREQGEPQYIFKQEELLKRSETIEEQDELFEEVCRFVYEQGSASTSLLQRRYHIGYNRAARLIDMLERHGYVSEPKGSKPRDVYITEEELFEQFGG